The following are encoded in a window of Streptomyces sp. 11x1 genomic DNA:
- a CDS encoding DNA-directed RNA polymerase subunit beta' — protein MLDVNFFDELRIGLATADDIRQWSHGEVKKPETINYRTLKPEKDGLFCEKIFGPTRDWECYCGKYKRVRFKGIICERCGVEVTRAKVRRERMGHIELAAPVTHIWYFKGVPSRLGYLLDLAPKDLEKVIYFAAYMITYVDEERRTRDLPSLEAHVSVERQQIENRRDADLEARAKKLETDLAELEAEGAKADVRRKVREGAEREMKQLRDRTQREIDRLDEVWTRFKNLKVQDLEGDELLYRELRDRFGTYFDGSMGAAALQKRLESFDLDEEAERLREIIRTGKGQKKTRALKRLKVVSAFLQTSNSPKGMVLDCVPVIPPDLRPMVQLDGGRFATSDLNDLYRRVINRNNRLKRLLDLGAPEIIVNNEKRMLQEAVDALFDNGRRGRPVTGPGNRPLKSLSDMLKGKQGRFRQNLLGKRVDYSARSVIVVGPQLKLHQCGLPKAMALELFKPFVMKRLVDLNHAQNIKSAKRMVERGRTVVYDVLEEVIAEHPVLLNRAPTLHRLGIQAFEPQLVEGKAIQIHPLVCTAFNADFDGDQMAVHLPLSAEAQAEARILMLSSNNILKPADGRPVTMPTQDMVLGLFFLTTDGELRDTKGEGRSFASTAEAIMAFDAGELALQSAIDIRFPVGTIPPRGWMPPAREEGEPEWQQGDSFRLKTTLGRALFNELLPEDYPFVDYSVGKKQLSEIVNDLAERYPKVIVAATLDNLKAAGFYWATRSGVTVAISDVVVPEAKKEIVKGYEAQDEKVQKQYERGLITKEERTQELIAIWTKATNEVAEAMNANFPKTNPIFMMVDSGARGNMMQMRQIAGMRGLVSNAKNETIPRPIKASFREGLSVLEYFISTHGARKGLADTALRTADSGYLTRRLVDVSQDVIIREEDCGTERGLKLRIASKDETGVLRKAEDVETSVYARMLAEDVVIDGKVIAPANVDLGDVLIDQLVHHGVEEVKTRSILTCESKVGTCAMCYGRSLATGKLVDIGEAVGIIAAQSIGEPGTQLTMRTFHTGGVAGDDITQGLPRVVELFEARTPKGVAPISEAAGRVRIEETEKTKKIVITPDDGSDETAFPISKRARLLVSEGEHVEVGQKLTVGATNPHDVLRILGQRAVQVHLVGEVQKVYNSQGVSIHDKHIEIIIRQMLRRVTIIESGDAELLPGELVERSKFETENRRVVQEGGHPASGRPQLMGITKASLATESWLSAASFQETTRVLTDAAINAKSDSLIGLKENVIIGKLIPAGTGLSRYRNIRVEPTEEAKAAMYSAVGYDDIDYSPFGTGSGQAVPLEDYDYGPYNQ, from the coding sequence GTGCTCGACGTCAACTTCTTCGACGAGCTCCGGATCGGTCTGGCCACCGCTGACGACATCCGTCAGTGGAGCCACGGCGAGGTCAAGAAGCCCGAGACGATCAACTACCGCACGCTCAAGCCCGAAAAGGACGGACTCTTCTGCGAGAAGATCTTCGGTCCGACCCGGGACTGGGAGTGCTACTGCGGCAAGTACAAGCGTGTCCGCTTCAAGGGCATCATCTGTGAGCGCTGTGGCGTCGAGGTCACGCGCGCCAAGGTGCGCCGTGAGCGGATGGGCCACATCGAGCTGGCCGCTCCCGTCACCCACATCTGGTACTTCAAGGGCGTTCCGTCGCGGCTGGGCTACCTGCTCGACCTCGCCCCGAAGGACCTGGAGAAGGTCATCTACTTCGCGGCGTACATGATCACGTACGTCGACGAGGAGCGCCGCACCCGCGACCTGCCCTCCCTGGAGGCGCACGTCTCCGTCGAGCGGCAGCAGATCGAGAACCGTCGCGACGCCGACCTCGAGGCCCGTGCCAAGAAGCTCGAGACCGACCTGGCCGAGCTGGAGGCCGAGGGCGCCAAGGCCGACGTGCGCCGCAAGGTGCGCGAGGGCGCCGAGCGTGAGATGAAGCAGCTGCGCGACCGTACGCAGCGCGAGATCGACCGTCTCGACGAGGTGTGGACCCGGTTCAAGAACCTCAAGGTCCAGGACCTGGAGGGCGACGAGCTCCTCTACCGCGAACTGCGTGACCGCTTCGGCACGTACTTCGACGGCTCGATGGGTGCCGCGGCGCTGCAGAAGCGCCTGGAGTCCTTCGACCTCGACGAGGAGGCCGAGCGCCTCCGCGAGATCATCCGTACCGGCAAGGGCCAGAAGAAGACCCGTGCGCTCAAGCGCCTCAAGGTCGTCTCCGCGTTCCTGCAGACCAGCAACAGCCCCAAGGGCATGGTGCTCGACTGCGTGCCGGTCATCCCGCCGGACCTGCGCCCGATGGTGCAGCTGGACGGTGGCCGCTTCGCGACCTCCGACCTGAACGACCTGTACCGTCGTGTGATCAACCGGAACAACCGTCTGAAGCGGCTTCTCGACCTCGGCGCGCCCGAGATCATCGTCAACAACGAGAAGCGCATGCTCCAGGAGGCCGTCGACGCCCTCTTCGACAACGGTCGTCGTGGTCGCCCGGTGACCGGTCCCGGTAACCGCCCGCTGAAGTCCCTCAGCGACATGCTGAAGGGCAAGCAGGGTCGATTCCGTCAGAACCTGCTCGGCAAGCGTGTGGACTACTCCGCGCGTTCCGTGATCGTCGTCGGTCCGCAGCTGAAGCTGCACCAGTGCGGTCTGCCGAAGGCGATGGCGCTGGAGCTCTTCAAGCCGTTCGTGATGAAGCGGCTCGTGGACCTCAACCACGCGCAGAACATCAAGAGCGCCAAGCGCATGGTGGAGCGCGGCCGTACCGTCGTGTACGACGTCCTCGAAGAGGTCATCGCCGAGCACCCGGTGCTGCTGAACCGTGCTCCCACCCTGCACCGCCTCGGCATCCAGGCCTTCGAGCCGCAGCTGGTCGAGGGCAAGGCCATCCAGATCCACCCGCTCGTCTGCACCGCGTTCAACGCGGACTTCGACGGTGACCAGATGGCCGTCCACCTGCCGCTCTCCGCGGAGGCGCAGGCCGAGGCCCGCATCCTGATGCTGTCCTCGAACAACATCCTCAAGCCCGCCGACGGCCGTCCGGTGACGATGCCGACCCAGGACATGGTCCTCGGTCTGTTCTTCCTCACCACCGACGGCGAACTCCGTGACACCAAGGGCGAGGGGCGTTCGTTCGCCTCCACGGCCGAGGCGATCATGGCGTTCGACGCCGGCGAGCTCGCGCTGCAGTCCGCGATCGACATCCGCTTCCCGGTGGGCACCATCCCGCCGCGCGGCTGGATGCCGCCGGCGCGCGAGGAGGGCGAGCCGGAGTGGCAGCAGGGGGACAGCTTCCGTCTGAAGACCACGCTCGGCCGTGCGCTCTTCAACGAGCTGCTGCCCGAGGACTACCCGTTCGTCGACTACTCGGTGGGCAAGAAGCAGCTCTCCGAGATCGTCAACGACCTGGCCGAGCGCTACCCCAAGGTCATCGTGGCGGCGACGCTCGACAACCTGAAGGCGGCCGGCTTCTACTGGGCGACCCGTTCCGGTGTCACCGTGGCCATCTCCGACGTCGTCGTTCCCGAGGCGAAGAAGGAGATCGTCAAGGGTTACGAGGCGCAGGACGAGAAGGTCCAGAAGCAGTACGAGCGCGGTCTGATCACCAAGGAAGAGCGCACGCAGGAGCTCATCGCGATCTGGACCAAGGCGACCAACGAGGTCGCCGAGGCGATGAACGCGAACTTCCCGAAGACGAACCCCATCTTCATGATGGTCGACTCGGGTGCCCGCGGAAACATGATGCAGATGCGTCAGATCGCCGGTATGCGTGGTCTGGTGTCGAACGCCAAGAACGAGACGATCCCGCGTCCCATCAAGGCGTCCTTCCGTGAGGGCCTGTCCGTCCTGGAGTACTTCATCTCCACGCACGGTGCCCGTAAGGGTCTGGCGGACACCGCCCTGCGTACCGCCGACTCGGGTTACCTGACCCGTCGTCTGGTGGACGTCTCGCAGGACGTCATCATCCGCGAGGAGGACTGCGGCACCGAGCGCGGTCTGAAGCTGCGGATCGCCTCGAAGGACGAGACCGGGGTCCTGCGCAAGGCCGAGGACGTCGAGACCAGCGTCTACGCCCGCATGCTCGCCGAGGACGTCGTCATCGACGGCAAGGTGATCGCGCCGGCCAACGTGGACCTGGGCGACGTGCTCATCGACCAGCTCGTGCACCACGGTGTCGAGGAGGTCAAGACCCGCTCGATCCTGACCTGTGAGTCCAAGGTCGGTACGTGTGCCATGTGCTACGGCCGCTCCCTGGCCACCGGCAAGCTGGTCGACATCGGTGAGGCGGTCGGCATCATCGCCGCCCAGTCCATCGGTGAGCCCGGTACCCAGCTGACGATGCGTACCTTCCACACCGGTGGTGTGGCCGGTGACGACATCACGCAGGGTCTGCCGCGTGTCGTCGAGCTCTTCGAGGCCCGTACGCCCAAGGGTGTCGCGCCGATCTCCGAGGCGGCCGGTCGCGTCCGCATCGAGGAGACGGAGAAGACCAAGAAGATCGTCATCACGCCGGACGACGGCAGCGACGAGACGGCGTTCCCGATCTCGAAGCGCGCCCGTCTGCTGGTGAGCGAGGGCGAGCACGTCGAGGTGGGCCAGAAGCTCACCGTGGGTGCCACCAACCCGCACGACGTGCTGCGCATCCTGGGTCAGCGTGCCGTCCAGGTCCACCTGGTCGGCGAGGTCCAGAAGGTCTACAACTCGCAGGGTGTGTCGATCCACGACAAGCACATCGAGATCATCATCCGGCAGATGCTCCGCCGTGTGACGATCATCGAGTCCGGCGACGCCGAGCTGCTGCCCGGTGAGCTGGTCGAGCGCTCGAAGTTCGAGACCGAGAACCGTCGTGTGGTCCAGGAGGGCGGTCACCCGGCCTCCGGTCGTCCGCAGCTGATGGGTATCACCAAGGCCTCGCTGGCGACGGAATCCTGGCTGTCGGCCGCCTCCTTCCAGGAGACGACCCGAGTCCTGACGGATGCGGCGATCAACGCCAAGTCCGACAGCCTCATCGGCCTCAAGGAGAACGTCATCATCGGTAAGCTCATCCCGGCCGGTACGGGTCTGTCCCGCTACCGCAACATCCGGGTCGAGCCGACCGAGGAGGCCAAGGCCGCGATGTACTCGGCCGTCGGCTACGACGACATCGACTACTCGCCGTTCGGCACGGGCTCCGGCCAGGCCGTGCCGCTGGAGGACTACGACTACGGTCCGTACAACCAGTAG